In Candidatus Vicinibacter proximus, the genomic stretch CGCCATATTACGATTCCATGATTGCCAAACTCATCTGTAAGGCACAGACCCGCGAGGAATGCATTACGAAGATGGAGCGGGCATTGGATGAATTCATACTGGAAGGTATCAAGACGACCATCCCTTTTCACAAGCAGTTGATGAGGAATGAGGCTTTTAGATCAGGAGATTTTAACACCGGATTCTTAAATACATTTGTTCTCGAACCAGAAAAACCAGGCAAGTAATTCAATCAGTTTACCGCATATTTCCTTGATTCAATAGTTTGAAAGATTTTCTTAATTTCATCAGCCAGGTAGGAAAGTACAAGGGCCTGGTCATTCTGCATTTTGTTTGCTATCTGCTGACAGCGATATTTACAGTAGCATCCATACCTGCCATAATCCCTCTTTTTGAGATGTTATTCCAACAGGGTTTGGTTGTGCCGGAACCACCGGTGGACGCAGGAGGAGTAGCCGGATTGATCAGCCAACTAAAATATGATTTTGCCAAATGGTTGTCCACCAAGGATAAGTCACAGGCGGTTTTCATCGTCTGTATTTGTATCGGATCCGTTTTTTTTCTGAAAAATTTGTTTCGCTATCTGGCCATTTATTTCATGACCCCGGTCAGGGCAGCCATGGTGAAAGATACCCGCAGTCGTTTATTTGCGAAAATGATGGATCTACCAATGTCCTTTTTTTCTGAAGAAAGAAAAGGGGATTTGATCGCTCGTATGACTGCGGATGTTCATGAAGTGGAATGGACTTTATTGGCGACTTTCGAGTCCTGGGTAAAAGATCCCTTGATCATTCTGGGCAGTATAGCTTTCATGCTGTACACGAGTCCGAGTCTTACTTTATTTGTACTGATACTTTTATTAGCAACTGCCTTCATCATCGGTGGTATTTCGAGAACACTTAAGAAAAAATCGCTCAATGCACAGGAGGAATTTGGAGACTTAATTTCCTTGCAGGAGGAAAGTCTTGGTGGGCTTCGAGTGATTAAAGTATTCGCAGCTGAGTCCTACGTAAAATCCAGATTCGATGCCATCCTCGAGAAGTATAAAAACTTGCTCATCAACATCAACAGACGCAGGGAAATGGCTCCGCCTTTGTCTGAGTTTTTGGGAATTGTGATCGTTTGTTTGCTTCTGTCTTACGGTGCCTCGCTCGTTTTTTCCAATCAAATTGCCGCCTCCACTTTTTTAGCTTTTTTATATGCATTTTTCAATGTGATTGAGCCGTCCAAAATGTTGTCTGCATCTTATTTCAATGTGCAGAAAGGAGTGGCAGCCCTCAACCGAATTAATGAAATTCTGAACCTGGACATTAAAATAAAAAATGACGACCAGGCCATCACCAAAAAAAGCTTAGATTCGATCATAGAATTTGAAGATGTTTCTTTTGTATACCCGAATGATCCAAAAGAAGTCCTCTCCGGAATCAACTTAAAAATACACAAGGGGCAGACCATCGCGCTCGTAGGGGCGAGTGGTTCGGGTAAGTCCACCATGGTAGATTTACTTGCAAGGTTTCATGATGTCAGCAGCGGTAGCATTCGCATAGACGGAGTGGACATCCGCAAGATTGAGGTGGAAGATTTGCGAAGACTTATGGGCATGGTGACCCAGGAACCTATATTGTTTAACGATTCGATTAAGAACAACGTGGAATTTGGTCAGAAAGGCAATTCAGATGAACGAATCTGGGAAGTATTGAAATTGGCCAATGCCGCGGATTTTGTGGCAGAATCTTCCAAAAGCCTGGAATACAATATCGGCGATCGGGGCGTTAAACTCAGTGGAGGCCAAAGGCAAAGGCTTACCATCGCCAGAGCAGTACTCAGAAATCCGGAAATCCTTATTCTCGACGAGGCTACTTCAGCGCTGGACTCGGCTTCGGAGACGCTGATCCAGGCGGCCCTTGAAGAGTTGTTGAAAAAACGCACGGCCATTGTAATTGCGCACCGATTGTCCACCATCCGGAATGCAGACCTGATCGTTGTACTGAAGGAAGGTCGGATCGTAGAGACCGGCACCCACGAAGAATTAATTAAATTTAACGGGGAATACAGTAACTTTGTATCCTTGCAATCACTCCTCTAAACTTACCTACATGCGATTAATTTTATCCCTTGCATTATCCATTTGTCTTTTTACATCTGCTTCCGCTCAGATCACCATCACCAACAAAGTAGTCCCTGTATTAGGGGATTCTTTTGCGTATGCCTTGGATACCAGCGTGCCATTCCTAGCACTTGGATTTCCAGCGGGAGATCAGGTTTGGGACCTAAGTTTTTTGCAAAATCAAGGAAGAAGATCCGAAGTTTATCGTGATCCTGCGCTTAGCCCTGCATATAACAGTTTTCCTACTGCCAATGCCATGTTAAGGACTAATGCCAGAGAAACATTTTATCGCCTGAGCGCTAATAAAGTTGAAGAATTGGGTTTTGCCAACAGGGCAGGAGGTCCAATTCCGGGATTTAATCAACCGACCGTCTATTCAAAAGCGGTTACTGTCTTCAATACGCCCACTACTTTTGGCAGTACACTGAATTATAAAACAGATGTAACCATTCCATTTCCTGCCAGCTTTGTACCGGATAGTTTGCTGAGCCAGATTCCGGGGCCAATCAAACCGGATTCTTTTAGAATCAGATTGACTACTGATGTAGAGCGACTTTCTGATGCCTGGGGAAAAGTGAAACTCCCTCTAAAAACCTGGGATGTCATCCGTGAGAAAGTAACGACCAATACCACTTTTGCCATAGATGCGCGTCTGGGACTGCTTGGATGGCAGGACATTACAGCCTTTGCAGGGGCTTTTGTGGGAGGATTGATTCCAACCGGAAAAAATGTTTCTTATGCCTTCAGAAGCAACGAGTCCAAGGGTCTGATTGCCCTGGTTAGCACGGATACTTCCGGCAATGTAGTCAGCATTCAATATAAGCCCAACACTACTGAAGTGGCGAGCAGAGATCTTACTGCAGCTGCCGAACAATTCGAACTTAAGAATTCCATCATCCAGGACAAAATTCAAATTCTTTGTACCAATGCAGAGACAGGTAACTGGCAATTGAATGTGTTCAGCAACGATGGTAAGAATTTGTACAATCAGTCTGTTGAGGTACAGGAAGGAAAAGTTTTGGATATTGATCTCAAGAACCTGCCTCAGGGAAGTTTTCAGCTGTTGCTGGTAAAACCAGGCACCAATAATTTTTGGAGAAGCACATTTGCAAGAAGCTAGTCTCTCATGCAGTTTTCTTTGTTACCATTTTCGTCATTCCTGCACCTGGGGATTACCTAAGATTCATTTTGTAAAATTTTTCATCACGATGATATAAAATTAGACTTGCTTAGCATATCTTTACATATTATTAGATAAACCAATATGATAATATGAATAACATTGTAAGTCAACGTTTTATTCAATGTTATCAGGAGTTGATTGATACCCATCAACTTCGTTCTGCCAGACAGTTTGCCGTTGCACTCGAATCCTACCCCCAGACTTTTAATGAAATCCTGAAATTACGACGGGACGTAAGTTTGGAATTGGTGCAAAAAGCGGTAGAGGTTTATCATTTCAATCCTCATTTCCTTTTTACCGGAACAGGGCCAAAAATTCTTAAAGTGGATACCGGCCAGGATCTTTCCATTCTGACTATTGTCGCCGACCACGAGAACAAGGAACAGATTGTTCATGTGCCGATGGTGGCACAGGCCGGTTATAGTGGAAGATTTTCAGATCCGGTGTACATCCATGAATTGCCACGGTATAACTTACCGGATTTTAAATTCAAGACAGATGGTACCATGCGTTCCTTTGAAGTCAGCGGAGAAAGTATGGATCCTACACTGATGCAGGGTGATTTAATCATTTGTGCTTATGTTCATCCTTTCCATTGGGAAAAACAAATCAGGGACAATAAATTATATGTGTTCGTTAGTCATACCGATGTTGTGGTAAAGCGTCCTACCAATCTGCTCCGAACCGAACGTAAATTGTTACTCCATTCGGACAATACAAATTTTAATTCTTACGCACTCGAAGCGGATAAGATAAAAGAGGTCTGGCAGGTTAAAGCCAGAATCAGTACCCATTTAGATCCACCCTCCAACAAAAATCAGGGACTGGAACAAGTTGTGGATCAACTTAAAACCATGATTTTACAGCAAAGTCAGGTGCTGGAAGAAATTCTGGAAAAAGTAGAAGCAGAACCGGTACAATAATTCTTTTCTCGCCTTTTATTTTCATTTACGAATATCTTCGTACATTCGCCGATAAAATAATTTTATGAAAAAAATATTCAGTTTTTTCTTTTTTGTCAGCTGTCTGATGATGCTCCGTGCACAAGAAAGCAGGTTGCTGAGATTTCCAACTATTTATGGAGACAACGTTTGTTTTACTTATGCAGGTAATTTGTACACTTGCAATGCCAATGGCGGTACAGCAAGAAGATTAACCGATCATGAAGGAGTGGAAATATTCTCAAAATATTCTCCGGACGGTTCGAAAATAGCCTATACGGCACAGTATGATGGTAATTCGGAGGTATATGTGATGCCGGCCGAAGGTGGAATTCCACAAAGGGTTACGTTCACCGCCACATTGAACAGAGATGATGTCTCTGATCGTATGGGACCCAACAACATCTGTATGGGATGGAAGGACAAGGAAACCATTATCTATCGCTCCAGATGGCGAGATTTCAACGACTGGAAAGGTCAACTATATACTGCTAATATCAATGGTTCTATGCCGGAACAATTGCCATTTCCTCATGGTGGATTTTGCAGTTATTCACCGGATAAAAAGAAGATAGCTTTCAACAGAGTTTTCAGGGAATTCAGGACCTGGAAACGTTACAGAGGTGGACAGGCGGATGAAATTTGGATCTATGATTTTGCTTCCAAACAAACCACCAAAATTACAGACAATGATGCACAGGATATCATCCCGATGTGGGCTGGAAACAAAGTCTATTATGTTTCTGATCGCGATAAAAGAATGAACATTTTTGTATACGATTTTACGACCAAGCAAACCAAAAAACTTACAGAATTTAAAGAATTCGATGTGAAGTTTCCTTCGCTTGGAGACAAGGCCATTGTCTTTGAAAATGGCGGGTACATTTATAAACTTAATTTAAGTAACGACAAGGTGGAGAAAATCAGCATTCAGATCAATGAAGATTTTTCCATGGGCAGAAATAAAATCGTTTCCGTTAAGGAAAATATTTTTAGTTGGGATCTTTCTTCAGATGGCAACCGTGCTTGTTTCTCTGCCAGAGGAGATATTTATACCGTCCCCGCAAAAAATGGTGCGATCAGAAATCTTACTGCAAGCTCTAATGCACACGAAAGAGATTTGGCCTGGTCACCGGATGGTAAATACATCGGTTACATCAGTGATGTCACCGGAGAAGATGAAGTCTACATCATTCCTTCCAATGGAATAGGTGCCGCCGAACAACTGACACAAAAAGGTAAATGTTATAAGTATGGGATGGCATGGTCACCGGATGGTACCAAAATAGCCTACAGTGACCGCAATCAGAAATTGTATTACGTAGACATTAAAACAAAAAAAGAAGAGGTTGTCGCCTCTTCAGAAGTCTTTGAAATAAGAGATTACAATTGGTCACCCGACAGTAAATATTTAGCGTACACCAACCCGGTCAGAAAAGGAAATTCGGTCATCCATATTTACGCCTTGGAAGATAAATCTACCCATCCGGTAACCGAACCATGGTTTGATTCTTCAAGTCCTTGTTTCAGTTCGGATGGAAAGTATTTGTATTTTGTTTCCCAAAGAACATTCAGCCCATCGTACAATAACCTGGAGTGGAATCACGCATATTTTGATCTTTCAAAAGTGTACATGGTCACACTCAGATCCAATACAAAAAATCCTTTTGCACCAAAATCGGATGAAGTAACGGTCAGAGATTTATCTAAAAAAGAAGAAAAGAAAGAAGAGAAAAAATCCGATAAAAATTCTGACAGCACTAAGGTGTCCGGAATTGATTTCTTTGGTATAGAAAACAGGGTAATTGAGATTCCGGGGCCCGGTGGAAATTATTTTGGTTTGCAATCAGTAGAGGATAAAATCTATTATTTCAAATCGTCCATGAGAGAACCAAACAAATTGGTTATGTATGATTTGAAGGCACAGAAAGAAACAGAAATCAGCGATAAAACAAGAGCCTACACCATCAGTGCAGACACTAAAAAAATGATGATCTTATCCGGAGAGAATTATTACATTGTGGATCTTCCTTCGGCTAAAGTTACACTGGAGTCTGCACTGAATCTTTCAGATATGAAAACCATGGTAGACCGCAAGGCAGAATTCAAACAAATTTATTTTGAATGTTGGCGACAAATGAGAGATTTCTTCTATGATCCGGGAATGCATGGTGTGAATTGGGAGAAATTAAGAGACCAGTATGCTGAATTGCTACCTTATGTAAATACGCGTATTGATCTTACCTACATCATAGGCGAACTGATCGGAGAATTAAATTGTGGTCACGCTTATGTAGGTGGTGGTGATTATGTAAAAGCAGATCGCATTCCGATGGGCTTACTTGGAGGAACACTTTCAAAAGATAAATCCGGTTATTTCCGTATAGATAAAATTTTCAAAAGCCAGAATTGGGATAAGAATGTTCGTGCACCACTTACAGAAATTGGAGTAGATGCAAAAGAGGGTGATTATATCCTTGCAGTGAATGGCGTTTCTACCAAAAATGTAAGCAACATTTATTCTATGCTGATTGGTAAAGCAAATAAACAAATCACTTTGAAATTAAACTCTGCAGCTTCAGAAACTGGCGCTCGCGAGGTAACTGTAATACCAATTGCGGATGAGCAGAAATTAATTTACTACACCTGGGTACAAAACAACATCGAAAAAGTAAACAAAGCCACCGGCGGCAGAGTAGGCTACCTGCACATCCCAAATATGGGACCAGAAGGTTTGAACGAATTTGCTAAATATTTTTACGCTCAGTTGTATAAGGAGGGTTTGATTATAGATGACCGTGGCAATGGTGGAGGTAATGTTTCTCCTATGATTATTGAGAGATTAAAACGTG encodes the following:
- a CDS encoding ABC transporter ATP-binding protein yields the protein MKDFLNFISQVGKYKGLVILHFVCYLLTAIFTVASIPAIIPLFEMLFQQGLVVPEPPVDAGGVAGLISQLKYDFAKWLSTKDKSQAVFIVCICIGSVFFLKNLFRYLAIYFMTPVRAAMVKDTRSRLFAKMMDLPMSFFSEERKGDLIARMTADVHEVEWTLLATFESWVKDPLIILGSIAFMLYTSPSLTLFVLILLLATAFIIGGISRTLKKKSLNAQEEFGDLISLQEESLGGLRVIKVFAAESYVKSRFDAILEKYKNLLININRRREMAPPLSEFLGIVIVCLLLSYGASLVFSNQIAASTFLAFLYAFFNVIEPSKMLSASYFNVQKGVAALNRINEILNLDIKIKNDDQAITKKSLDSIIEFEDVSFVYPNDPKEVLSGINLKIHKGQTIALVGASGSGKSTMVDLLARFHDVSSGSIRIDGVDIRKIEVEDLRRLMGMVTQEPILFNDSIKNNVEFGQKGNSDERIWEVLKLANAADFVAESSKSLEYNIGDRGVKLSGGQRQRLTIARAVLRNPEILILDEATSALDSASETLIQAALEELLKKRTAIVIAHRLSTIRNADLIVVLKEGRIVETGTHEELIKFNGEYSNFVSLQSLL
- a CDS encoding peptidase S24 produces the protein MNNIVSQRFIQCYQELIDTHQLRSARQFAVALESYPQTFNEILKLRRDVSLELVQKAVEVYHFNPHFLFTGTGPKILKVDTGQDLSILTIVADHENKEQIVHVPMVAQAGYSGRFSDPVYIHELPRYNLPDFKFKTDGTMRSFEVSGESMDPTLMQGDLIICAYVHPFHWEKQIRDNKLYVFVSHTDVVVKRPTNLLRTERKLLLHSDNTNFNSYALEADKIKEVWQVKARISTHLDPPSNKNQGLEQVVDQLKTMILQQSQVLEEILEKVEAEPVQ
- a CDS encoding PD40 domain-containing protein, translating into MKKIFSFFFFVSCLMMLRAQESRLLRFPTIYGDNVCFTYAGNLYTCNANGGTARRLTDHEGVEIFSKYSPDGSKIAYTAQYDGNSEVYVMPAEGGIPQRVTFTATLNRDDVSDRMGPNNICMGWKDKETIIYRSRWRDFNDWKGQLYTANINGSMPEQLPFPHGGFCSYSPDKKKIAFNRVFREFRTWKRYRGGQADEIWIYDFASKQTTKITDNDAQDIIPMWAGNKVYYVSDRDKRMNIFVYDFTTKQTKKLTEFKEFDVKFPSLGDKAIVFENGGYIYKLNLSNDKVEKISIQINEDFSMGRNKIVSVKENIFSWDLSSDGNRACFSARGDIYTVPAKNGAIRNLTASSNAHERDLAWSPDGKYIGYISDVTGEDEVYIIPSNGIGAAEQLTQKGKCYKYGMAWSPDGTKIAYSDRNQKLYYVDIKTKKEEVVASSEVFEIRDYNWSPDSKYLAYTNPVRKGNSVIHIYALEDKSTHPVTEPWFDSSSPCFSSDGKYLYFVSQRTFSPSYNNLEWNHAYFDLSKVYMVTLRSNTKNPFAPKSDEVTVRDLSKKEEKKEEKKSDKNSDSTKVSGIDFFGIENRVIEIPGPGGNYFGLQSVEDKIYYFKSSMREPNKLVMYDLKAQKETEISDKTRAYTISADTKKMMILSGENYYIVDLPSAKVTLESALNLSDMKTMVDRKAEFKQIYFECWRQMRDFFYDPGMHGVNWEKLRDQYAELLPYVNTRIDLTYIIGELIGELNCGHAYVGGGDYVKADRIPMGLLGGTLSKDKSGYFRIDKIFKSQNWDKNVRAPLTEIGVDAKEGDYILAVNGVSTKNVSNIYSMLIGKANKQITLKLNSAASETGAREVTVIPIADEQKLIYYTWVQNNIEKVNKATGGRVGYLHIPNMGPEGLNEFAKYFYAQLYKEGLIIDDRGNGGGNVSPMIIERLKREPVQVTKARNAAPVFEPADQVIGPKVALIDEYSASDGDIFAYRFQKSKLGPVIGKRSWGGVVGIRGTLPIVDGGILNRPEFSRYDVEGKRWEIEGHGVDPDIVVDNDPAKEFMGEDQQLNEAIRYIMDQMKNKQFKEPAPPPFPVK